A region of the Gallaecimonas mangrovi genome:
ATTTTGCAATTATCTGCACTTGTGCAAATTGCTGTTTATCAATGCCATTTCCCGCCAAGAAAACGTTTTTAGGCTCATCTTAGCAGCAGAGCTGCCGAATATTGCCGCCGCCCCAAGCGCGCCATGCGCGCAAAGCTATCAAGGGGCACCGGCATGGCAATGTTGTCGGTTACGCTTTGCACATCTTCAAGGTCCGGGTCGTGCAGATAAACAAAGCGCTGGTCCATCGCCACCACCAATACCCAGTGCGGCGCTTTTTCGTTGTGCATCTGGTAGGTGGAAATTAATACCAGAGCCAAGCCACCAGCCTCTAAGTGCCGGTGCAGGGCGTCTAACTCCATACGCTGATAAATCCGCTGAATGCCAGCCTTTTTGATGCGCTTGGAAAAATCTTCATGAACCACGCTAACAATGTGCTTTTTATCGCTACTGCGAACCCCTTCGATAAAAGGCACTTCTTTGTCAGAAACGCACAAGCTCACCTCAAGGCCATGGTCTGCGGCCACCAGGGCCAAGCCCTCCCCCGAGCAGCCACCGTGGCCGGAGGTCATAAAAATGGTGGTGGATGCCCGCCACAGGTTCAGCTCGTCACTGATACTGGGTTTGTGCTTTTTCTTCAGCGCTGACATCGCCATCAAAAGACAGGCGGGGCCGCAGGTAAACCGGGTTTGCTGTGGGTAAAACGGCACCTTTAAGCTGCCCTTGGGCAACTTGCCTTTAATACGTTTTTCCATGCGCAGGCCGTCACTACCGTCTTCGTAGTAACCCAGCAGTGGCGTGATGGTTTTAAAGCCGAATTTTTCATATAGGCCAATGGCAGCCTGGTTGTCTTCCTGGACTTCCAGACGAATGGCAATGGAGCCTTCGCTAATGGCGGCTTGTTCGATTTTTTCCATCAACAACTTGGCGACGCCACGGCCACGGGCCGCCGGATCAACCGCCAACGAATAAAGCCGTGCTAACGCCGTGCCTTTTTTTAACAGCAATACCGCCGCGCCCAATAATTTGGTTTTCTCTTCGGCCACCCATACCTGACCATGCGCCTCTTTTAATAGGTGGCGCCAGCGCCGACGGTCAAGGCGGTCATGGGTAAACGCTTTATTTTCCAGCGCGAAGAGGTCATCCAGGTCGGTAATACTCGCCAAGCGTACTTTCATTACACTCACCCTTCATACAAGTGGCTGCACAATAGCCATAATTAACGCCAACTTACAGCGAAGGATATTTGTCTTTAGAACAAGAAATCCTTGTTTGCGAGCCACTATGAATGGGCGCATTCTTTGCGCCATCCAACACAGGAGTGACCCATGACCCGGCTTTATATCCTCCTCAAAGAGCAAAAACAGTGGGGAGGGCTCTACCCTTCTGATGATTTACTTACCGCCCGTGAGTACTTAAAACTGCCGCCCGTTAAAGGCACCGATAAAGTGCAGGTATTGAACCTTACCGGCAGCTATCGCTATTTGGGCGAAGGCTACTATTGCTCTTTGCTGGCAGAAGCCCGCGGTCACAGAGTGCTGCCGTCGGTGGCAACCTTAAACGACTTGGCAAGCCGCGGCCTCTACGGCCCGGAAATCAAAACGCTGAAAACGCCAACCGACAACGACGTAACCTTTCGGGTGTTTTTTGGCCGCACCTTAGACCCGCACTTTGCAGAACTGGGCTTGCAGCTGTTTGACCGTTTCCCGGCGCCAATATTGGAAGCCACCTTAAAAGACGGTGCTATCAGCAAGCTAAAACCCAAGGGGCTTTCTAACCTCAGCGATGAAGAAGAAACCCTGTTTGCCGAAGCGTTAGATGCGTTTTCTCATAAAATTTGGCGCGTTAAAAAGCCCAAACGCAAATACCGTTTTGACTTGGCGATGTTGGTAGACCCAGAAGAAAAGCTGCCGCCGTCAGATACCGGCGCCCTTAAGCGTTTTATTCGCGCGGGCCGTACCTTGGGCGTGCAGGTTGACCTTATTACCCATAAACAAGCGGCGCGCCTTGCCGAATACGACGGGCTTTTTATCCGCGAAACCACCAGTATTCACGGCCCCAGTTTTCAAATGGCGCGCCGCGCCGAAAACTTAGGCCTGGCGGTAATAGACACCCCTGAAGCCATATTGCGCTGCACCAACAAAATTTACCTGGCCGAGCGCTTGGAACAGGCCAAAGTGGCCATTCCCAAAACCCGTATCGTGCAGCGCGGTGACGAGGAAGCGCTGGCCGCGGCGGCGGCCGACTTAGGTTACCCACTGGTGATGAAGATCCCCGACGGTTCCTTTTCCCGCGGGGTGGTGAAAGCCCAGAGCATGGAAGATGTACACAAACATGCCGTCGGCTTTTTCAAGCAGTCGGCGCTGATCCTGCTGCAAGAGTATTGCTACACCGAATACGACTGGCGGGTTGGGGTTTTGAACAAAGAGCCGATTTTTGTCAGCAAATACTTTATGAGCCGTGGTCATTGGCAGATTTATAACCACTCAGGCAAAAAAACCCAGTCGGGTGGCTTTGAAACCCTGCCGGTAGCGGCGGCGCCGAAAAAAGTGATCGACACCGCCGTAAAGGCAGCCAACCTAATGGGCGATAGCCTCTTTGGTGTTGATTTAAAAGTGGTTAACGGCAAACCAGTGGTGATAGAGGTTAACGACAACCCTAACGTCGATTCCGGGGTTGAAGACAAAATCTTGGGTGACCAGCTGTACTTAACCATCATGCAGGAATTGGTCAAACGCATGAGTTGATTTAGACTGGGCGGTAGTTCGTTGGAGGAATACATGGCTTTTCTCGACTATTTGCCGCTTATTATTTTTTTTGTTGTCTACAAACTCAGCAATATCTACACCGCCACTTGGGCACTGATTGGTGCCAGCGCGCTGATGCTGGTGGTGGTCAAACTGGTTAAGAAATCCATATCCAAACAGCAATGGTGGCTTTTTGCCGCGGTGGTGGTGTTTGGCGGTATGACCCTGGCCTTCCATTCCGATCTCTTTATCAAGTGGAAGGTCACCGTGGTTTATGCAGCCTTTGCTGTTGCGCTTATCGGCGCCCAGTTTGGCGGCAAGAGCCTGATTAAATCGATGCTGGGTGAACAACTTAAATTACCAGAGCCGGTATGGCGCAAACTGACCTTTGGCTGGGGCGCCTTCTTTGCACTGATGTCCGTTATCAACTTGGTTGTGGCTTATCAGTTTTCCCAAAACACCTGGGTTAACTTCAAACTGTTTGGCACCACGGCCGCCACGCTAGTTGCTTGCCTCATTAGCGGCATGCTGATTTACCGGCACCTTCCCGACCAAGAAAAATCCTAAAAAAAGCCGCCTTAAGGCGGCTTTTTTATAGCTTGAAG
Encoded here:
- a CDS encoding GNAT family N-acetyltransferase/peptidase C39 family protein — protein: MKVRLASITDLDDLFALENKAFTHDRLDRRRWRHLLKEAHGQVWVAEEKTKLLGAAVLLLKKGTALARLYSLAVDPAARGRGVAKLLMEKIEQAAISEGSIAIRLEVQEDNQAAIGLYEKFGFKTITPLLGYYEDGSDGLRMEKRIKGKLPKGSLKVPFYPQQTRFTCGPACLLMAMSALKKKHKPSISDELNLWRASTTIFMTSGHGGCSGEGLALVAADHGLEVSLCVSDKEVPFIEGVRSSDKKHIVSVVHEDFSKRIKKAGIQRIYQRMELDALHRHLEAGGLALVLISTYQMHNEKAPHWVLVVAMDQRFVYLHDPDLEDVQSVTDNIAMPVPLDSFARMARLGRRQYSAALLLR
- a CDS encoding RimK family protein; its protein translation is MTRLYILLKEQKQWGGLYPSDDLLTAREYLKLPPVKGTDKVQVLNLTGSYRYLGEGYYCSLLAEARGHRVLPSVATLNDLASRGLYGPEIKTLKTPTDNDVTFRVFFGRTLDPHFAELGLQLFDRFPAPILEATLKDGAISKLKPKGLSNLSDEEETLFAEALDAFSHKIWRVKKPKRKYRFDLAMLVDPEEKLPPSDTGALKRFIRAGRTLGVQVDLITHKQAARLAEYDGLFIRETTSIHGPSFQMARRAENLGLAVIDTPEAILRCTNKIYLAERLEQAKVAIPKTRIVQRGDEEALAAAAADLGYPLVMKIPDGSFSRGVVKAQSMEDVHKHAVGFFKQSALILLQEYCYTEYDWRVGVLNKEPIFVSKYFMSRGHWQIYNHSGKKTQSGGFETLPVAAAPKKVIDTAVKAANLMGDSLFGVDLKVVNGKPVVIEVNDNPNVDSGVEDKILGDQLYLTIMQELVKRMS
- a CDS encoding septation protein A, with amino-acid sequence MAFLDYLPLIIFFVVYKLSNIYTATWALIGASALMLVVVKLVKKSISKQQWWLFAAVVVFGGMTLAFHSDLFIKWKVTVVYAAFAVALIGAQFGGKSLIKSMLGEQLKLPEPVWRKLTFGWGAFFALMSVINLVVAYQFSQNTWVNFKLFGTTAATLVACLISGMLIYRHLPDQEKS